One segment of Theobroma cacao cultivar B97-61/B2 chromosome 9, Criollo_cocoa_genome_V2, whole genome shotgun sequence DNA contains the following:
- the LOC18587744 gene encoding uncharacterized protein LOC18587744, with product MDNSWRIKFDSTLQSSMPSMASSASQEPQNQMVINSGQYFHQHVAQDLSSTLHGRMRDPMPPNSSNLCSIKSNHSEQANSFLALLSGSPSLLQCDFQELSSRKVFNASRSVNINDFGSEIPPIAGALLSETLSNQNTQNGANSVVPSRLVLSSTGSGVSFLHGSLHASNSNLQTSDLAKVVNHLRLPGTEKVKDVPTLNGDWYGTSSTTKAGNLYSKNIQMSTKRAEELNSSTSDQSSTNLSGCPRVFCLGTGGYLLLSNTGLLGIVCSCHFFHTSVSKFCEHSGLCDVNPGDAVRMESGETIAQWRKLYFEKFGIRVPEDHSGWDWPEGLLPTAGLVKSSATEPKISKTSHLVNQVGSSQGLSRCMDNTMSPSNPQTGQNSATGLLHNKQEQKIEGSSNFLLKHLIGASQSNLHDVADGQRMECAVTRSSTMSTFVGRDSDNGCQSMSVWIDSILKTGNSSLAHSSLQNLRSLGQNYDVSAAKIADDGVISDRDATSSNVELKLGQPYQQSQPIGNTALPFIARKRFGTVVDPPKSCYPEPMIHHANFCGEEESRQYCHHDADSSNRTARRQQSHLILGNHAFGVSSVMDATKLDKCRGDATKSLVVPLLPQLPLEGSARSRGANNMAGEFSMPKTFHCESNTTKCDPLNTPLTIGNTLGRQLNMPELGFCRLTDKGNAGSECVSFCTATDPALRIHQQVENPRNVTGVVPGFSAVHGMDSCQSSNIHSDRFDERSCLNLPGNSSFIGSSGYTDQAYLRMMSSHLGSGQISQSSAASMGYQLATSTFIPGPTSTISQESPCLLDDSMRLLALRQILELSKQHATSSVGMSHELGRFDRTSNPNVQHCLMESSKSREDRHGAIVPSKLDVFEGAAASVPSPAAEKSIPKTGLNSRCDFSTLTQGLSLCSREVDIPCQFSNEPFPNQSTLRLIRGESITQSSEHAKCCQRVPCTYFQGNCNCSAHAKCLEGYSECRVGRSHVTSKEQFGVCREAPMSVTSEFVRDHVIPKERTSLLYQGGKVKGQLPVRIACHASQWRDVPSKQKEACKMTLINPSAEVLDASGCAEDQHGDAGMRCIGSAVNRAASFKGQDMSNISSGCSAPDVTQASIEVNNMDSSTIDAEDNGYMNDLVVDEGSGIDKCCSSNDAHESERSAAFIGVSCRSKIRTKGSPRILNGQPSFSLLDELKLIDSLTWKKGKNQIYTSITGSGRTNHLKKIRRGSKAGKRKRTVKFRTLDAAFPPKVSFRHCSSNNGSPQLPSRSSKDWQTLIPSGLEPHGDTDLIQPGELFSAKIVSRKRDLHGVYNDQDGEEDYQPELKGDARFGKIPEVSGRKKLKRAGAFDSFESLGTSKSILRTVEKSYNSNAVHCIKAFSSLEVTFCDKKDRPIVCGEYGEICSRKFATDELRPAKIVPLSRVLKNTEQCTLQKNCKPKSTLRKSKKKRRPKSTVYFDLKKAEENGGNQFSVSHEVSGCHVEEGKKTCVSGIKQFDNNSFILEKGKDDRSEKYCCIPDGIAYNRSNIRCKEIRKRSLYELTGKGKESGSDSHPLMEISKCMPKMKVRKRLKETGDVESHGHRSSNMNAEKSIMQTRCSSIVDSDVFCCVCGSSNKDEFNCLLECSRCSIRVHQACYGILKVPRGHWYCRPCRTSSKDTVCVLCGYGGGAMTQALRSRAFVKGLLKAWNIEAECGPKSTNYSAETVLDDQSLVVSNSFCNLQFKDLELSRTASWKLDVQNQLDIIRNSPCPDSKLNLYNSVTAGVLDSTVKQWVHMVCGLWTPGTRCPNVDTMSAFDVSGVSRKRENVVCSICNRPGGSCIQCRVVDCSVRFHPWCAHQKGLLQSEVEGIDNENVGFYGRCMLHASHCTCESGSEPTDAELSPSRERESTCARTEGFKGRKQDGFWHNIYGQSKRKTGCFVPQEQLNAWIHINGQKSCMQGLPKLPTSDMEYDCRKEYARYKQAKGWKHLVVYKSGIHALGLYTSRFISRGEMVVEYVGEIVGLRVADKRENEYESGRKVQYKSACYFFRIDKEHIIDATRKGGIARFVNHSCLPNCVAKVISVRNEKKVVFFAERDIYPGEEITYDYHFNHEDEGKKIPCFCNSKNCRRYLN from the exons ATGGATAACTCTTGGCGGATCAAATTTGATTCTACATTGCAGTCGTCTATGCCTTCAATGGCTTCATCGGCATCGCAAGAGCCTCAAAATCAG ATGGTGATAAATTCTGGCCAGTATTTTCACCAACATGTTGCACAAGATTTAAGTTCAACATTGCATGGAAGAATGCGTGATCCCATGCCTCCCAACAGTTCAAACTTATGTTCCATTAAGTCTAATCATTCTGAACAGGCAAATTCATTTCTAGCTCTTCTATCTGGGTCACCATCACTGTTACAGTGTGATTTTCAGGAATTGTCAAGTCGAAAAGTATTCAATGCCTCTAGAAGTGTCAATATCAATGATTTTGGAAGTGAAATTCCACCAATTGCTGGTGCATTGCTATCAGAAACTCTGAGCAATCAAAACACACAAAATGGGGCAAATTCTGTTGTTCCATCTAGACTGGTATTAAGTTCCACTGGTAGTGGTGTTTCATTTTTGCATGGTAGCCTTCATGCATCTAACTCAAATCTCCAGACTTCAGATCTGGCCAAAGTAGTCAATCATCTCAGGCTTCCTGGTACTGAGAAAGTAAAGGATGTACCCACCCTGAATGGGGATTGGTATGGTACCAGTTCTACTACAAAGGCTGGGAATCTCTATAGCAAAAATATCCAGATGTCAACAAAGAGAGCAGAAGAATTAAACTCTTCTACATCAGATCAGTCATCAACTAATTTAAGTGGGTGCCCTCGCGTGTTCTGTTTGGGTACAG gtgGGTATCTGCTTCTCAGCAATACAGGACTTCTTGGTATTGTTTGCTCATGTCATTTTTTTCACACATCTGTCTCCAAATTTTGTGAG CATTCAGGATTATGTGATGTGAACCCGGGGGATGCTGTTCGTATGGAAAGTGGAGAGACCATTGCCCAGTGGCGGAAACTCTACTTTGAGAAGTTTGGG ATCAGGGTTCCGGAAGATCATAGTGGATGGGACTGGCCTGAAGGATTGTTACCAACTGCTGGTTTGGTGAAATCTAGTGCGACCGAGcccaaaatatctaaaacttCTCACTTGGTTAATCAAGTTGGTTCATCTCAAGGTTTGTCAAGGTGCATGGACAATACAATGTCTCCAAGTAATCCACAGACTGGGCAGAATTCTGCTACTGGTCTTTTACATAACAAGCAAGAGCAAAAAATTGAGGGTAGTAGTAACTTTCttctcaagcacttgattggTGCTTCGCAAAGTAATTTGCATGATGTGGCTGATGGCCAGAGAATGGAGTGTGCTGTCACCAGGAGTTCAACAATGTCCACATTTGTTGGTAGGGATTCAGATAATGGTTGTCAGTCCATGTCCGTTTGGATTGATTCTATATTGAAGACCGGAAACTCATCCCTTGCCCACTCTAGTTTGCAAAATTTAAGAAGCCTCGGTCAAAATTATGATGTCAGTGCAGCTAAAATTGCAGATGATGGTGTAATTTCTGACAGAGATGCTACTTCCTCAAATGTGGAGTTAAAGCTTGGGCAACCATATCAACAGAGTCAGCCTATAGGAAACACTGCTCTACCATTCATTGCACGCAAACGTTTTGGCACAGTTGTTGATCCTCCTAAGTCATGCTATCCTGAGCCAATGATTCATCATG CTAACTTTTGCGGGGAGGAGGAATCTAGGCAATATTGTCATCATGATGCAGACTCATCCAACCGCACTGCAAGAAGACAACAAAGCCATTTGATCCTTGGCAATCATGCATTTGGTGTCAGCAGTGTCATGGATGCCACCAAACTAGACAAATGCAGAGGTGATGCCACCAAGAGTTTAGTAGTTCCCCTACTTCCCCAGCTACCACTGGAGGGGAGTGCACGCTCTAGAGGTGCTAATAATATGGCTGGTGAATTTAGCATGCCGAAGACATTTCATTGTGAATCTAATACTACAAAGTGTGACCCACTAAATACTCCCTTGACAATTGGAAACACTTTAGGGAGACAGTTGAATATGCCTGAGTTGGGTTTCTGCAGATTAACTGACAAAGGTAACGCAGGATCAGAATGTGTTTCCTTTTGCACTGCAACAGATCCAGCATTGAGAATTCATCAGCAGGTAGAAAATCCTAGAAATGTCACAGGAGTTGTGCCTGGTTTTTCAGCAGTGCATGGAATGGATTCATGTCAGTCATCCAATATTCATTCAGATAGATTTGATGAGAGAAGCTGTCTCAACCTTCCTGGGAACTCTTCTTTCATTGGAAGTAGTGGATATACTGATCAAGCTTATCTTAGGATGATGAGTTCACATTTGGGCTCTGGACAAATTTCACAATCCTCTGCTGCTTCAATGGGCTATCAATTAGCTACTTCGACCTTTATACCAGGTCCAACTTCCACCATTTCACAAGAGAGCCCTTGTTTGCTTGATGACAGTATGAGACTGCTTGCATTGAGGCAGATATTGGAGTTGTCAAAGCAACATGCAACTTCTTCAGTTGGAATGAGCCATGAGCTAGGGAGATTTGATCGAACTTCTAATCCCAATGTACAGCATTGTCTTATGGAATCATCAAAATCTAGGGAAGATAGGCATGGAGCTATTGTTCCCAGCAAGCTAGATGTTTTTGAAGGTGCTGCAGCATCAGTTCCATCTCCTGCTGCTGAAAAATCAATCCCCAAGACAG GGTTGAACAGCCGCTGTGATTTCTCAACATTGACACAAGGGCTTTCACTATGTTCTAGAGAAGTTGACATACCTTGTCAATTTTCTAATGAGCCTTTTCCTAATCAGTCTACATTGAG GCTCATCAGAGGTGAGAGCATCACGCAATCAAGTGAGCATGCAAAATGTTGTCAGAGAGTACCTTGTACATATTTTCAGGGCAACTGCAACTGCTCAGCCCATGCAAAGTGCTTAGAAGGATATTCTGAGTGTAGGGTTGGAAGATCTCATGTTACCTCCAAGGAACAGTTTGGTGTCTGTCGTGAAGCACCTATGTCAGTTACTTCTGAATTTGTTAGAGATCATGTTATTCCGAAGGAAAGAACTAGTTTATTGTATCAAGGAGGAAAAGTGAAGGGGCAACTTCCTGTGAGAATTGCCTGTCATGCCTCTCAGTGGAGAGATGTTCCAAGCAAGCAAAAGGAGGCTTGCAAAATGACACTTATCAATCCATCAGCTGAGGTGTTAGATGCAAGTGGATGTGCTGAAGATCAGCATGGAGATGCAGGTATGCGCTGTATTGGATCTGCTGTAAACAGAGCTGCCTCATTCAAAGGTCAAGACATGTCCAATATTTCTTCTGGATGTTCTGCCCCTGATGTCACCCAGGCATCAATTGAGGTTAACAATATGGATTCTTCTACCATTGATGCTGAGGATAATGGATATATGAATGATCTTGTAGTTGACGAAGGATCCGGTATTGATAAATGTTGTTCATCAAATGATGCTCATGAAAGTGAAAGAAGTGCTGCATTTATAGGTGTTTCTTGCAGGAGTAAGATAAGAACTAAAGGATCTCCCAGAATTCTGAATGGACAGCCATCTTTTAGTCTGCTTGATGAGCTTAAACTCATAGATTCCTTGACATggaaaaaaggtaaaaatcaaatttatacgAGCATTACTGGTAGTGGGAGGACcaatcatttgaaaaaaattaggaGAGGCTCAAAAGctggaaagagaaagagaacaGTTAAATTTAGGACACTGGATGCAGCCTTTCCTCCTAAAGTTTCTTTTAGACACTGTTCCAGCAATAATGGCAGTCCTCAGTTGCCCTCTCGTTCGTCCAAAGATTGGCAGACCCTCATTCCATCAGGGTTAGAACCACATGGGGATACTGATTTGATTCAACCAGGAGAATTGTTTTCAGCCAAAATAGTTTCTCGGAAAAGAGATTTGCATGGTGTGTATAATGATCAGGATGGTGAAGAAGATTATCAGCCTGAACTGAAAGGTGATGCTAGGTTTGGTAAAATTCCTGAAGTTTCAGGTagaaaaaagttaaagagGGCTGGGGCTTTTGATTCCTTTGAGAGTTTGGGGACATCAAAATCAATTCTTAGAActgttgaaaaatcttataatAGCAATGCAGTACATTGCATAAAGGCATTTTCGAGTCTTGAGGTGACATTTTGTGATAAGAAAGATAGGCCCATAGTTTGTGGAGAATATGGTGAAATATGCAGCAGAAAGTTTGCCACAGATGAATTGAGGCCTGCAAAAATTGTTCCTCTAAGTAGGGTTCTTAAAAACACAGAACAATGTACCCTCCAGAAGAACTGTAAACCCAAAAGTACTCTGAGGAagtcaaagaagaaaagaagaccTAAGAGCACTGTATACTTTGATTTGAAGAAAGCAGAAGAAAATGGAGGCAATCAATTTTCAGTCTCTCATGAAGTGAGTGGCTGTCATGTTGAAGAAGGCAAGAAGACTTGTGTGAGTGGAATTAAACAATTTGATAACAATTCATTCATCTTGGAGAAAGGGAAGGATGACAGAAGTGAGAAATATTGTTGTATTCCAGATGGTATTGCTTATAATCGATCAAACATAAGATGTAAGGAAATACGAAAACGCAGCCTTTATGAGCTGACaggaaaag GAAAAGAGTCTGGTTCTGACAGTCATCCCCTTATGGAGATCTCAAAGTGCATGCCTAAGATGAAAGTGAGGAAACGTTTGAAGGAAACTGGTGATGTTGAAAGTCATGGACATAGATCATCCAACATGAATGCTGAAAA ATCTATCATGCAGACTAGGTGCTCATCCATTGTTGATTCAGATGTATTCTGCTGTGTTTGTGGAAGCTCAAACAAAGATGAATTTAATTGCTTATTGGAGTGTAGTCGATGTTCAATCAGA GTGCATCAAGCTTGCTATGGCATTTTGAAAGTGCCAAGGGGCCACTGGTATTGCAGACCATGCAGAACAAGTTCTAAAGATACT gTGTGTGTTCTCTGTGGATATGGTGGTGGTGCCATGACTCAAGCATTACGAAGTCGTGCGTTTGTAAAAGGCCTTCTGAAAGCTTGGAATATTGAAGCAGAGTGTGGGCCTAAGAGTACAAATTATTCTGCTGAAACTGTGCTGGATGATCAGAGTCTGGTTGTCAGTAATTCATTTTGTAACTTGCAATTTAAAGATCTTGAGCTGTCAAGAACTGCTTCATGGAAATTGGATGTGCAAAACCAATTGGACATTATTCGGAACTCTCCTTGCCCTGATAGCAAGTTAAATTTGTATAATAGTGTAACAGCAGGAGTACTTGATTCTACTGTGAAACAGTGGGTTCATATGGTCTGTGGGCTCTGGACTCCTGGAACACGTTGCCCAAACGTTGACACCATGAGTGCTTTTGATGTATCTGGTGTTTCACgcaaaagagaaaatgtg GTTTGCTCTATATGTAATCGACCAGGTGGCTCATGTATACAGTGCAGGGTTGTGGATTGTTCAGTTCGGTTTCACCCTTGGTGTGCTCACCAGAAG GGTCTATTACAAAGTGAGGTTGAAGGCATTGATAATGAAAATGTTGGATTCTATGGAAGATGCATGCTTCATGCCTCACACTGCACATGTGAATCTGGTAGTGAGCCCACCGATGCTGAATTGAGTCCTTCTAGAGAAAGGGAATCAACCTGTGCTCGAACAGAG GGTTTCAAAGGCCGCAAACAAGATGGCTTTTGGCACAACATCTATGGTCAATCAAAAAGAAAGACTGGATGCTTTGTTCCTCAAGAGCAGTTAAATGCTTGGATTCACATTAATGGGCAGAAGTCATGCATGCAGGGGCTTCCAAAGCTGCCAACGTCTGATATGGAATATGATTGCCGG AAAGAATATGCTCGCTACAAGCAAGCAAAGGGTTGGAAGCATTTGGTAGTTTACAAGTCTGGCATACATGCACTTGGTCTTTACACATCTCGATTCATTTCCCGTGGTGAAATG GTTGTTGAGTATGTTGGTGAGATTGTGGGGCTACGTGTGGCtgacaaaagagaaaatgagtaTGAGTCTGGCAGAAAAGTCCAGTACAAAAGTGCATGCTACTTCTTCAGGATAGATAAAGAGCATATCATTGATGCAACCCGCAAAGGGGGGATTGCCCGTTTTGTCAACCATTCATGTCTG CCAAATTGTGTTGCCAAAGTGATTTCTGTGAGGAATGAAAAGAAG GTTGTCTTTTTTGCAGAGAGAGACATATATCCAGGTGAGGAGATAACATATGACTACCATTTTAACCATGAGGATGAAGGGAAGAAAATTCCTTGCTTTTGTAATTCAAAAAATTGTAGGCGTTACCTCAACTGA
- the LOC18587746 gene encoding 40S ribosomal protein S11, protein MSRIREKAEGLSCCLLGFVESLTEKAFLRQPKVFLCSKKSGKGKRSGKGGNRLWKSIGLGFKTPREAIEGTYIAKKCPFTDTVSIRGRILAGTCHGAKMMRTIIVRRNYLHYVKKYQRYEKRHSNIPAHISPCFRVKEGDHVIIGQCRPLSKTLRFNVLKVIPAGSSGGGKKAFTGI, encoded by the exons ATGTCACGTATACGTGAAAAAGCTGAG GGTTTATCTTGTTGCCTGCTTGGCTTTGTTGAGTCACTCACGGAGAAAGCTTTCTTGAGGCAGCCCAAGGTTTTCCTTTG CTCGAAGAAGTCGGGGAAGGGGAAGAGGTCAGGGAAGGGAGGGAATCGTTTATGGAAGAGCATTGGGTTGGGTTTTAAGACACCCAGAGAGGCAATCGAAG GTACTTATATTGCTAAAAAGTGCCCATTCACCGACACTGTTTCTATCAGGGGACGTATCCTAGCTGGTACTTGCCACGGTGCAAAGATGATGAGAACCATCATTGTTCGACGCAACTATCTTCATTATGTTAAGAAATATCAGAG ATATGAGAAGAGGCACTCAAACATCCCAGCACATATATCCCCATGCTTTCGAGTTAAGGAGGGAGATCATGTTATCATCGGCCAGTGCAG GCCCTTGTCAAAGACACTGAGATTCAATGTGTTGAAAGTGATACCAGCTGGTTCTTCTGGTGGTGGCAAGAAAGCCTTTACAGGGATATGA